The Microcoleus sp. FACHB-831 genome has a window encoding:
- a CDS encoding ABC transporter ATP-binding protein — protein MSRHKKFNALKFIGQRISKSLAVFQYSDRAVSLVWNTNRTLTIVFAILTLVGGLLPAAIAYIGKLIVDAVVLASQSGLQNHRWAAFGYVGLEAIAVMLLAGTQRGLAVCQSLLRVELGQKVNVMILEKALTLDITHFEDSEFYDKMNRARHEASIRPLSLVSRTFNLIQNTLSLVTYSALLLKLSVWAVAVLAIAAVPAFIAETRFAGEAFRLFKWRSPETRQQHYLETLIAREDFAKEVKLYQLGSIFLKRYRDIFHRLYGEDRNLTLRRGFWGYLLSLLSTAAFYIAYAWIVIETINGRITLGDMTMYLMIFRQGQSTFSATLSSIGGMYEDNLYLSNLYEFLEQQIPKSGGKATHGLIPNDGVRFENVYFTYPGSLQPALKGISLQLKPGKKLAIVGENGSGKTTLIKLLTRLYTPDSGRIFLDGLDLEEWDIKVLHQRIGVIFQDFVRYQFTVGENVGVGDAERLEDEKHWEIASEKGMAKPFIDSMPDKFQTQLGRWFKGGTELSGGQWQKVALSRAFMRSQADILVLDEPTAAMDAEAEMQIFERLRTVTKNQMVILISHRFSTVRMADSIVVIQGGVVLEEGSHEELLQLGGRYARLFSLQAAGYQ, from the coding sequence ATGAGTCGTCACAAAAAATTTAACGCCCTAAAATTTATTGGGCAACGCATAAGCAAATCCCTTGCGGTCTTCCAGTACAGCGATCGCGCTGTTTCGTTGGTTTGGAATACCAACCGCACCCTGACAATTGTTTTTGCCATCCTCACCTTAGTCGGCGGGTTGCTACCTGCGGCGATCGCATATATCGGCAAATTAATTGTCGATGCAGTTGTTCTCGCTTCTCAATCTGGCTTGCAAAACCACAGATGGGCAGCTTTTGGCTATGTGGGACTAGAAGCGATCGCTGTCATGTTGCTAGCAGGAACTCAACGGGGTCTTGCAGTTTGTCAGTCGTTGCTGCGAGTCGAACTGGGTCAGAAAGTGAATGTTATGATTCTAGAAAAAGCCCTGACACTCGACATCACCCACTTCGAGGATTCAGAGTTCTACGACAAGATGAATCGGGCGCGACACGAAGCATCAATTCGCCCCCTCTCCCTCGTCAGCCGCACTTTTAACCTAATTCAAAACACCCTCTCGCTAGTAACTTATAGCGCTTTGCTGCTAAAACTTTCTGTTTGGGCGGTGGCGGTATTGGCGATCGCGGCTGTCCCTGCTTTCATCGCCGAAACTCGCTTTGCAGGCGAAGCTTTCCGCTTGTTCAAATGGCGATCGCCAGAAACCCGCCAGCAACATTATTTAGAAACTCTCATCGCACGGGAAGACTTCGCTAAAGAGGTAAAACTCTACCAGTTGGGGTCGATCTTCCTCAAGCGTTACCGCGACATCTTTCATCGACTCTACGGCGAAGACCGCAACCTAACTTTGCGGCGGGGATTTTGGGGTTATTTGCTAAGTTTGCTGAGTACAGCAGCATTCTATATTGCCTACGCCTGGATTGTAATAGAAACCATCAACGGTCGCATAACTCTTGGGGATATGACGATGTATTTGATGATATTTAGGCAAGGACAGTCTACTTTCTCGGCGACGCTAAGTTCAATCGGAGGAATGTACGAAGATAACCTCTACCTGTCTAATTTATACGAATTTTTAGAGCAACAAATTCCCAAGTCTGGGGGCAAAGCCACACATGGTTTAATACCTAACGATGGGGTGCGATTTGAGAATGTCTACTTCACCTATCCAGGAAGTTTGCAACCCGCCCTGAAGGGAATATCGCTACAACTGAAACCCGGAAAAAAGCTGGCTATTGTTGGTGAAAATGGTTCTGGTAAAACTACACTGATTAAGCTTTTAACCAGACTTTATACGCCAGATTCAGGGCGAATTTTTCTCGATGGATTAGATCTAGAAGAATGGGACATTAAAGTTTTGCACCAACGCATCGGCGTAATTTTTCAAGACTTCGTGCGCTATCAGTTCACCGTAGGAGAAAATGTCGGTGTTGGTGATGCGGAGCGTTTGGAAGATGAAAAACACTGGGAGATAGCGTCTGAAAAAGGCATGGCGAAACCTTTTATTGACTCTATGCCAGATAAGTTTCAAACACAGCTAGGGCGTTGGTTTAAGGGAGGGACAGAACTTTCTGGAGGACAGTGGCAAAAAGTAGCTTTATCCAGGGCATTTATGCGATCGCAAGCCGATATTTTAGTTTTAGACGAACCAACGGCGGCTATGGATGCTGAGGCGGAAATGCAGATTTTCGAGCGCCTGCGGACTGTTACAAAAAATCAGATGGTTATACTAATATCTCACCGCTTCTCTACTGTGCGTATGGCTGACAGTATTGTAGTTATACAAGGGGGAGTTGTCCTGGAAGAAGGAAGCCACGAGGAATTATTGCAATTGGGTGGGCGCTACGCTAGACTGTTTTCCCTGCAAGCAGCGGGATATCAGTAA